The DNA window GATCAACTTGGGCACATAAAATTAATTTGAATCACCTCCTTTCAACCGCTCAACTTTACAGTATTCTTATCGCTCCTGACAGTACAACCACTTCCCAACGAATGGCGGCCAATATCATCGACTTCTTAGATCGCGACGTCTATCCCACTGTCACCACTTCGAGTGCCTCCAGCCCCAGTTCAAGCAATTCTTATATGGGGTTGGAAGGGTTACAATTTAATGAGGTCATGACCAAAAGTTCTAATGTTCTGAAATTATACAACCAAAGCGAGTTAGCATGGCCTGGGGATTGGGTTACGGATTCTGTGAATGGTTACGACCATGGCAATAACGATGGTGGAGAAGGGCAATGGGCATGGTATTGGGATCGGGGAACCTACCAAATCCAAGTCACTCAAACTGGTGCAACAAATATTTCATTTAATGGAATCCCTGCTACTGACACAAATGGGGATAGTTATTACGATGTTTCTGTCCCTGGAGACCCCGACGGCGGGAAACAAGGTAGAATCGATCTTACCATGATTGACCCTGTGGACTCTGACTCTAATGGAGATCCGATTAACGCAACATTTACCTCCATCACGATTAAATCAGGAAAATTCATGGAAATTATTAATCTTAGCCGTCAAAACATTAACTTCGACGTTTCAGAAGGTAGTTCCTGGAAAGTGGTGTTTGGAGACAACTTGACTTCCCCTATTTCTGATGGCCAACCTCTCACTGCAGTAACAAGTTCAAATCAGTTTGCATTGACCACAGCTTGGAATGTTCCAGCGACTCTTACGCTCACAGGACATCTAGAAAATAGCAGTACCTACAATTATCTTCTTGTAGCTGATAGCCTCTATGCCCTTGATATCAAATTTGGAGATGGCAATGGAAGTTGGGGAAATTCTTCTGATCTCACCAAACCTGAACGAGGAACATTGATTGCCAGTAGTGTAGTGAATGAATTGCTTTTAGATGGAGGAACCAACCTCGCTTTGGCGGACGGGTCGGGAAATGTCATTGCTTTTGTCCCAACCTCAGGATCTCAATGGGGTGTTCAAGGTTATGGGGCTTCTACCAACCCAGATTACTCCGTCTATCGTATTTCTCCAGTTCAAGCCACAAAAACTTGGACAGATTCAGCTATAAACGGTCAACCCACTCCGGGGAGTAATAACAGTTCTATGAGCTCTACCGACTTCTATGTCAAAGACCGACCTCTTGCAAGCTTAGGAGAAATTGGAGAAGTTTTTATCGGAACCTCTAATAATAATACTTACGACACAGATTCGACTTCTAATTCGAATTCTAATCAAATTTTCAATCAATTAACACTGGTTGCAAAAAGGCTTGAAGCCGAAGACGGAACAAGCCAACCCTCCTGGAATATTGATAACTCATGCGGTTCTAACATCTGTGGTTCAGATGGAACGACTCAGTATGTTGGCTCAGGTTCAGGTCCGTGGACATGGAGTTGGAGATTCGACATTGGAAACGCTTCCGATCTCACGAAACCTTTCAGATTTAGAAACAGTGACTCGGCCACGGCTTTTGATGTTTTAACCTACAGTCAATTTGGTGTTATGTTTCAATCTCCTTCTGGAACCATTCGTGACCCCAAACCTAATCACAGTGCAACAGTCAACAGTACATCTATTACCAATAATACCGTTAGTATCCAGATTGCTCAAGACGGTTCTACTCCCCCTAAGCTTGATTATGTCGTCCTGACCCCTGAACCCTACACCTGGGGCAAAATTAATATCAACACAGCCTCTAAAAATGTTTTGATGAGTCTTTCAGGGATTGGAAGTTCTACTGCTGATAACATTAT is part of the Chlamydiota bacterium genome and encodes:
- a CDS encoding helix-hairpin-helix domain-containing protein; the encoded protein is MDKSDTPKKLTPPTPLTIRGVLFSPLTTESGYPPQRVDEESETSQSGAALILALGILSLITVLAVAFAVVMRSEEKAGRNSFYLIQARQIANAAMQYTIAILDKDLTNDQLNTTPSNLEMYDSYDEEWFTLFSSSISSDPDLDGIDLDGDGTIEKEKWIYVHQNSNGTGPIIGRYAIRIQDEAGKLNINAAGPGTQNGVKSQNEGWTPYEISLYKEGEIILPGIGDTHAAAIVNYRYGADLEPGANATGSYQGDDNNNKTALGNDRIDNDGDETSDELNEGLQSPTEFDPEIPYGDDRPFGNLEELLKVSGIGSSTVDTLKNYATVWSYDTNSYYTGSTWAHKINLNHLLSTAQLYSILIAPDSTTTSQRMAANIIDFLDRDVYPTVTTSSASSPSSSNSYMGLEGLQFNEVMTKSSNVLKLYNQSELAWPGDWVTDSVNGYDHGNNDGGEGQWAWYWDRGTYQIQVTQTGATNISFNGIPATDTNGDSYYDVSVPGDPDGGKQGRIDLTMIDPVDSDSNGDPINATFTSITIKSGKFMEIINLSRQNINFDVSEGSSWKVVFGDNLTSPISDGQPLTAVTSSNQFALTTAWNVPATLTLTGHLENSSTYNYLLVADSLYALDIKFGDGNGSWGNSSDLTKPERGTLIASSVVNELLLDGGTNLALADGSGNVIAFVPTSGSQWGVQGYGASTNPDYSVYRISPVQATKTWTDSAINGQPTPGSNNSSMSSTDFYVKDRPLASLGEIGEVFIGTSNNNTYDTDSTSNSNSNQIFNQLTLVAKRLEAEDGTSQPSWNIDNSCGSNICGSDGTTQYVGSGSGPWTWSWRFDIGNASDLTKPFRFRNSDSATAFDVLTYSQFGVMFQSPSGTIRDPKPNHSATVNSTSITNNTVSIQIAQDGSTPPKLDYVVLTPEPYTWGKININTASKNVLMSLSGIGSSTADNIISYRINTSHFHQIQEITGVSGIGESDFQEISNLITVRSDVYRIIIRAESITDTNHNNVVDSGENISTVNLTAIVDRNPSMRFPGTRDRYRIEQQRYEYN